A region from the Janthinobacterium agaricidamnosum genome encodes:
- a CDS encoding universal stress protein has translation MYKKILIATDGSTVSNLTACAGVAFAEQMHADILALYVAPEYQYPVYIEIIPPSYPSEEEYRIAMRKAGADHWQPILDAAAKRGLEATGLTAFSDSPALKIVEVAQLQHCDLIFMGSHGRSGWGQLLLGSVTNKVLSHSKLPVLVHRLIKEPPSE, from the coding sequence ATGTATAAGAAAATTCTGATCGCCACCGATGGCTCCACCGTCTCCAACCTGACGGCCTGCGCCGGCGTTGCTTTTGCCGAACAGATGCACGCCGACATCCTTGCCTTGTATGTGGCGCCCGAATACCAGTACCCGGTGTACATCGAAATCATTCCGCCAAGCTATCCCAGCGAGGAGGAGTACCGCATCGCCATGCGCAAGGCCGGCGCCGACCACTGGCAGCCCATCCTCGACGCGGCCGCCAAGCGCGGCCTGGAAGCGACGGGCCTGACGGCCTTTTCCGACAGCCCGGCCCTGAAGATCGTGGAAGTGGCGCAATTGCAGCATTGCGATCTGATTTTCATGGGTTCGCATGGCCGCAGCGGCTGGGGGCAATTGCTGTTGGGCAGTGTGACCAATAAAGTGCTGTCGCACTCGAAATTGCCCGTGCTCGTGCATAGGCTGATCAAGGAACCCCCGTCCGAATAA
- a CDS encoding Crp/Fnr family transcriptional regulator, giving the protein MEAGRQRQGRLWSNLKEVCDLLHISSACTIAADELLFQHVQFKTGQRVHTIGQPFDTLYIVNSGFLKTVLIDEFGNEQVLSFPMKGDMLGVDGIHSRHYSSEAVALSDCDLILLPFKKLTALGRVHLELENVMYGVMSRELVREQAMIGMLGALSAEARVARFLVSLADRFAQMGYSSKLFNLRMTRHEIGSYLGLTLETVSRTLSAFNEIGLISVDQRTIGIKDPDALKTLRRLPPSRSRAKQLAAAKLKADTTAAAAASAQLLATI; this is encoded by the coding sequence ATGGAAGCAGGGCGCCAGCGCCAGGGGCGGCTATGGTCGAACCTGAAGGAAGTATGCGATCTGCTGCATATCTCCAGCGCCTGCACCATCGCCGCCGACGAACTGCTGTTCCAGCACGTGCAATTCAAGACGGGCCAGCGCGTGCATACCATCGGCCAACCGTTCGACACCTTGTACATCGTCAATTCGGGCTTCCTGAAAACCGTGCTCATCGACGAATTCGGCAATGAACAGGTACTGAGCTTTCCCATGAAGGGCGACATGCTGGGCGTCGACGGCATCCACTCGCGCCACTACTCCTCGGAAGCGGTGGCCCTGTCCGACTGCGACCTGATCTTGTTGCCGTTCAAGAAGCTGACGGCGCTGGGACGTGTTCACCTGGAACTGGAAAACGTCATGTACGGCGTGATGAGCCGCGAACTGGTGCGCGAACAGGCGATGATCGGCATGCTGGGCGCCTTGAGCGCCGAAGCCCGCGTGGCGCGCTTCCTCGTCTCGCTGGCCGACCGCTTCGCGCAGATGGGCTATTCGAGCAAGCTGTTCAACCTGCGCATGACGCGCCACGAAATCGGCAGCTACCTGGGCCTGACCCTGGAAACGGTGAGCCGCACTTTGTCCGCCTTCAATGAAATCGGCCTGATCTCGGTTGACCAGCGCACCATCGGCATCAAGGATCCGGACGCCCTGAAAACCCTGCGCCGCTTGCCGCCGTCGCGCTCGCGCGCCAAGCAGCTGGCTGCCGCCAAGCTCAAGGCCGACACCACCGCCGCCGCGGCCGCCTCGGCGCAATTGCTGGCCACGATTTAA
- a CDS encoding chemotaxis protein CheA: MDDMLKDFVVEAMDLAVNVEEHLLRLERDPDNKETLNAVFRSFHTIKGGAGFMGLPALVAACHLTENLFDALRTGAAPVTPIAIEAALQASGFVADQLTELANGAAPESLPAMPEELEHILTNAIEGKGMDAPAPAAAVVAEVAAPVAEVAEVPAATPAAAVSTAGADGLDWEGMYNAVVPEGSRVAAAPVSAVAAAPAVVAAAAPAAAAAAAKPAAKAWDGAERREERPEVRHAAPVKEDSIRVDAVKLDALLEVAGESVQAANQAAVLLERLLQFKFEGQAATLMATLAETLERASRYSTELQRATLATRMQPVGRLFQKFPRLVRELAKDLGKDVELTIEGAETEVDRVVVDSLYDPLVHMLRNSLDHGVESPEARLAAGKPAKSYISLKAWQEANSVMIVLQDDGKGMDPVFLRSKAQQKGLISENAQLSNDECFQLVFLPGFSTKEVASSVSGRGVGMDVVKTAVEKNRGAIHIESTLGKGTKFAIRLPIELSIVPTMLVSTSGAALALPMAVVQRVVELPETFMEVGGAPVLKDQGRPLPVRSLAGALGYESCSERVGIVVAAPQPYILAVEAVDGTADLVIKPMTAITVEGITGTARSAEGELVLVVGLSFLMDGCRGSVRLAA; encoded by the coding sequence ATGGACGATATGCTCAAGGATTTCGTCGTTGAGGCGATGGATCTTGCGGTTAATGTTGAAGAGCACTTGTTGCGCCTCGAGCGCGATCCTGACAACAAGGAAACACTGAATGCGGTGTTTCGTTCCTTCCACACGATCAAGGGCGGTGCCGGCTTCATGGGCTTGCCCGCGCTGGTGGCGGCCTGCCACCTGACGGAAAACCTGTTCGACGCCTTGCGCACGGGCGCCGCGCCCGTCACCCCCATCGCCATCGAGGCGGCGCTGCAGGCGTCCGGTTTCGTCGCCGACCAGCTGACGGAACTGGCCAATGGCGCCGCGCCGGAAAGCTTGCCGGCCATGCCGGAAGAGCTGGAACACATCCTGACGAACGCCATCGAAGGCAAGGGCATGGACGCGCCTGCGCCTGCCGCCGCCGTGGTGGCGGAAGTGGCCGCGCCCGTTGCCGAGGTTGCGGAAGTGCCTGCCGCCACGCCTGCCGCCGCCGTCTCCACCGCCGGCGCCGATGGCCTGGACTGGGAAGGCATGTATAACGCCGTCGTGCCCGAGGGCAGCCGGGTCGCTGCCGCGCCGGTGTCCGCCGTCGCCGCTGCCCCTGCCGTCGTGGCCGCCGCTGCGCCCGCCGCTGCTGCCGCTGCCGCCAAGCCGGCCGCCAAGGCCTGGGATGGCGCCGAACGACGCGAAGAGCGTCCGGAAGTGCGCCATGCCGCGCCCGTCAAGGAAGACAGCATCCGCGTCGACGCCGTCAAGCTCGACGCGCTGCTGGAAGTGGCGGGCGAATCCGTGCAGGCCGCCAACCAGGCCGCCGTGCTGCTCGAACGCTTGCTGCAATTCAAATTCGAAGGCCAGGCCGCTACCCTGATGGCGACCCTGGCGGAAACCCTGGAGCGCGCCTCGCGTTACTCGACCGAACTGCAGCGGGCCACCCTGGCCACGCGCATGCAGCCTGTCGGCCGCCTGTTCCAGAAATTCCCGCGCCTGGTGCGCGAGCTGGCGAAAGACCTGGGCAAGGATGTCGAGCTGACCATCGAAGGCGCGGAAACGGAAGTCGACCGCGTCGTCGTGGACAGCCTGTACGATCCGCTCGTGCACATGCTGCGCAACTCGCTCGACCATGGCGTCGAATCGCCGGAAGCGCGCCTGGCCGCCGGCAAGCCCGCCAAGTCGTATATTTCGCTGAAAGCCTGGCAAGAGGCCAACAGCGTCATGATCGTGCTGCAGGATGACGGCAAGGGCATGGATCCGGTCTTCTTGCGCAGCAAGGCCCAGCAAAAGGGCTTGATCAGCGAAAACGCGCAGTTGAGCAACGACGAATGCTTCCAGCTGGTGTTCCTGCCGGGCTTCTCGACCAAGGAAGTGGCGTCCAGCGTCTCCGGCCGCGGCGTGGGCATGGACGTGGTGAAAACGGCCGTGGAGAAAAACCGCGGCGCCATCCACATCGAGTCGACGCTGGGCAAGGGCACGAAGTTCGCCATCCGCCTGCCGATCGAACTGTCGATCGTGCCGACCATGCTCGTGTCGACCTCGGGCGCCGCGCTGGCGCTGCCGATGGCGGTGGTGCAGCGCGTCGTCGAATTGCCGGAAACCTTCATGGAAGTGGGTGGCGCGCCCGTGCTGAAAGACCAGGGCCGTCCATTGCCCGTACGGTCGCTGGCCGGTGCCCTGGGCTATGAATCGTGCAGCGAACGCGTCGGCATCGTCGTCGCCGCGCCACAGCCGTACATTCTTGCCGTGGAAGCCGTCGATGGCACGGCCGACCTGGTGATCAAGCCGATGACGGCCATCACCGTGGAAGGCATCACGGGTACGGCCCGCTCGGCCGAAGGCGAGCTGGTGCTGGTCGTGGGCCTGTCGTTCCTGATGGACGGCTGCCGGGGAAGCGTTCGTCTAGCTGCCTGA
- a CDS encoding response regulator has translation MIRIVIADDHTIMREGLKRILDGAPDIDIVGEAIDGFEVLNQVRQGGFDLLLLDLSMPGRSGVDLIRQIRSEAPKLAILILTMHEEEQYAVRAIRAGAQGYLTKESAGTQLVGAIHKVASGRPYISAEVAEQLVLNIMMPNESLLHKQLSDREFEVFSLLVAGKSITEIANNLHLSVKTVSTHKTRIMQKMGMSSLSEMVQYAVAHRLLSPFKT, from the coding sequence ATGATACGTATTGTAATTGCCGACGACCACACCATCATGCGAGAAGGCTTGAAGCGCATCCTTGACGGCGCGCCGGATATCGATATCGTGGGCGAAGCCATCGACGGCTTTGAAGTACTCAATCAGGTGCGCCAGGGCGGCTTCGACCTGCTGCTGCTCGACCTGTCAATGCCGGGCCGCAGCGGCGTCGACCTGATCCGGCAAATCCGCAGCGAGGCGCCCAAGCTGGCCATCCTGATCCTCACCATGCACGAGGAAGAACAATATGCGGTGCGCGCCATCCGCGCCGGCGCACAAGGCTATCTAACCAAGGAAAGCGCTGGTACCCAGCTCGTGGGCGCCATTCACAAGGTGGCGTCGGGACGCCCCTACATCAGCGCCGAGGTGGCCGAGCAGCTCGTGCTCAACATCATGATGCCGAATGAAAGCTTGCTGCACAAACAGTTATCGGACCGCGAGTTCGAAGTCTTTTCCCTGCTGGTGGCGGGCAAGTCGATCACGGAAATCGCCAACAACCTGCACCTGAGCGTGAAGACGGTGAGTACGCACAAGACGCGCATCATGCAAAAAATGGGCATGAGTTCGCTGTCCGAAATGGTGCAGTACGCCGTGGCGCACCGCCTGCTCTCCCCCTTCAAGACGTAA
- the leuC gene encoding 3-isopropylmalate dehydratase large subunit: MMKTLYDKLWESHVVRAEDDGTTILYIDRHLLHEVTSPQAFDGLSVAGRQPWRISANLAVADHNVPTTSRVDGIADPVSRLQVETLDKNAKHYGLTYFNMNDKRQGIVHVIGPEQGATLPGMTVVCGDSHTSTHGAFGALAHGIGTSEVEHVLATQTLLQKKSKSMLVQVDGALPAGVTAKDIVLAIIGKIGTAGGTGYCIEFGGSAIRALSMEGRMTVCNMAIEAGARAGIIGVDDTTINYVKGRPFSPAGPHWERAVAYWRTLHSDPGARFDLVVTLNAQEIEPQVTWGTSPEMVVGIDGRVPDPDNEKDSVKRDAIEKALVYMALKPNTPIADIRIDKVFIGSCTNSRIEDLRAAAAVVRGKYRASNVTLALVVPGSGLVKDQAEREGLDRIFKDAGFEWREPGCSMCLAMNADRLEPGERCASTSNRNFEGRQGQGGRTHLVSPAMAAAAGIAGHFVDVRGLR; encoded by the coding sequence ATGATGAAGACGCTTTACGACAAACTCTGGGAATCCCACGTTGTTCGGGCCGAAGATGATGGCACGACAATTTTGTACATCGACCGGCACTTGCTGCACGAAGTCACCAGTCCGCAAGCCTTCGATGGCCTCAGCGTGGCGGGCCGCCAGCCGTGGCGCATTTCCGCCAACCTGGCCGTGGCCGACCATAACGTGCCCACCACCAGCCGGGTCGACGGCATTGCCGATCCCGTCTCGCGCCTGCAGGTGGAAACCTTGGACAAGAACGCCAAGCACTACGGCTTGACCTATTTCAACATGAACGACAAGCGCCAGGGTATCGTGCACGTGATCGGCCCCGAACAGGGCGCGACCCTGCCCGGCATGACGGTGGTCTGCGGCGATTCGCACACGTCCACGCATGGCGCGTTCGGCGCGCTGGCGCACGGCATCGGCACGTCGGAAGTGGAACACGTGCTGGCCACCCAAACCTTGCTGCAAAAGAAATCCAAGTCCATGCTGGTGCAGGTCGACGGCGCTCTGCCGGCCGGCGTGACGGCGAAAGATATCGTGCTGGCCATCATCGGCAAGATCGGCACGGCCGGCGGCACCGGTTACTGTATCGAGTTCGGCGGCTCGGCCATCCGCGCCTTGTCGATGGAAGGCCGCATGACGGTGTGCAACATGGCCATCGAGGCGGGCGCGCGCGCCGGCATCATCGGCGTGGACGACACCACCATCAATTACGTCAAGGGCCGTCCGTTTTCGCCGGCCGGTCCGCACTGGGAACGCGCCGTGGCCTACTGGCGCACGCTGCATTCGGACCCGGGCGCCCGTTTCGACCTCGTCGTCACGCTCAACGCGCAAGAGATCGAACCGCAAGTGACGTGGGGCACCTCGCCCGAGATGGTGGTCGGCATCGATGGCCGCGTACCGGATCCGGACAATGAGAAAGACAGCGTCAAGCGTGACGCCATCGAAAAGGCGCTCGTCTACATGGCGCTGAAGCCGAACACGCCGATCGCGGACATCCGCATCGACAAGGTCTTCATCGGTTCCTGCACCAATTCGCGCATCGAAGATTTGCGCGCGGCGGCCGCCGTGGTGCGCGGCAAGTACCGCGCCTCGAACGTCACCCTGGCGCTGGTCGTGCCCGGTTCCGGCCTGGTGAAAGACCAGGCCGAGCGCGAAGGACTCGACCGCATCTTCAAGGATGCCGGCTTCGAGTGGCGCGAGCCGGGCTGCTCCATGTGCCTGGCCATGAATGCGGACCGTCTGGAACCGGGCGAACGCTGCGCCTCGACCTCGAACCGCAACTTCGAAGGCCGGCAAGGGCAGGGCGGTCGTACCCACCTGGTGTCGCCCGCGATGGCGGCGGCGGCGGGCATCGCCGGCCATTTTGTCGACGTGCGGGGATTGCGATGA
- a CDS encoding S41 family peptidase: MRLCSFAATLLTTLTVSHTQAATPGETCLQDLRVLPAFLLENDTGARQHLAQKGQAYFDQALASASTAAARVNGEAACNTVLSGYLSQWRKGHLQIMPTGALKHETPAAAPSSTAAPTATIDDRAPSLQLLSPHTALLTLPSFFPGYAGLINDLLESKRDELASRRNWIIDVRRNNGGSDSTYAPLLPWLASGESVNIGGEWLSTPANIASQENICALYAPGDATCTKYMALAVTRMRSVQPGQFVAQSTNGPVSYASVSGQAVQPSRVAVLVDRDCGSSCEQFLLEARQSFRVKLIGRNSGGALDYSNLRMHPLPSGRRQLAYATSRSARLPDLQVDLDGIMPDIYLPPPKDEAERAQEIVRVQRWLEGGTLRPNNI; encoded by the coding sequence ATGAGACTGTGTTCTTTTGCCGCCACGCTCCTGACTACTTTGACAGTCAGCCATACGCAAGCGGCCACGCCGGGCGAGACCTGCCTGCAGGACTTGCGCGTCCTTCCCGCCTTTTTGCTGGAAAACGATACTGGCGCGCGCCAGCATCTGGCACAAAAAGGTCAAGCGTATTTCGATCAGGCATTGGCCAGCGCCAGCACCGCGGCGGCCAGGGTGAACGGTGAGGCTGCCTGCAATACGGTACTGTCCGGTTACCTGAGCCAGTGGCGCAAAGGCCACCTGCAGATCATGCCGACCGGTGCGCTGAAACATGAGACACCAGCTGCAGCACCATCCTCAACCGCCGCGCCAACGGCCACCATCGATGACAGGGCGCCATCGCTGCAGCTGCTGTCGCCGCACACGGCGCTGCTGACCTTACCGAGTTTTTTCCCCGGGTACGCCGGGCTCATCAATGATTTACTGGAAAGCAAGCGCGACGAACTGGCCAGCCGTCGAAACTGGATTATCGATGTGCGGCGCAACAACGGCGGCAGCGACAGCACATATGCGCCCTTGCTGCCATGGCTAGCTTCAGGCGAGAGCGTCAATATCGGTGGCGAATGGCTGTCCACGCCGGCCAATATCGCCAGCCAGGAAAACATCTGCGCGCTGTACGCTCCCGGCGACGCCACCTGCACGAAATATATGGCACTGGCCGTCACCCGCATGCGCAGCGTGCAGCCCGGCCAGTTCGTGGCGCAAAGCACCAACGGGCCTGTCAGCTATGCGAGTGTGTCTGGCCAGGCAGTACAGCCGTCCAGGGTGGCGGTGCTGGTTGACCGCGATTGCGGCAGTTCCTGCGAACAGTTTCTGCTGGAAGCGCGGCAAAGCTTTCGCGTCAAGCTGATCGGACGCAACAGCGGAGGCGCGCTCGATTATTCGAATCTGCGCATGCACCCTCTGCCCTCGGGACGGCGCCAGCTGGCCTACGCCACCTCGCGCTCGGCCCGCTTGCCAGATCTGCAGGTCGATCTCGACGGCATCATGCCCGACATCTACCTGCCGCCGCCGAAGGACGAGGCGGAGCGCGCCCAGGAAATCGTGCGCGTGCAGCGCTGGCTGGAAGGCGGCACCTTACGTCCTAACAACATCTGA
- a CDS encoding protein phosphatase CheZ, with protein sequence MTNAADDFDALFDEVSAQSAAAAQPAPAAAPAPAVIAEDDFDALFDSVSANAAVPAAAEPVAAEAEALPVAGAEASGDAADPVDQSDKPMFERLGGIVRLLHDSLRELGYDKALTEASSQIVDAQDRLEYVATLTEQAANKVLNTLDEGMPAQDVLSKKAKDMDGRWTALFDGKLSLEEFKALAGDSRQFAQAVAEATEAEKARLLEIMMAQDFQDITGQLIKKVVNITKTVENELAQLLRDNAPAEVREKLAQKPVPLMQGPSVPSVALDQDNVDDLLADLGF encoded by the coding sequence ATGACCAACGCCGCTGATGATTTCGACGCATTATTCGATGAAGTATCTGCGCAAAGTGCGGCCGCGGCTCAGCCCGCGCCTGCCGCCGCGCCCGCTCCCGCCGTGATTGCGGAGGACGATTTCGACGCGCTGTTCGACTCGGTGTCGGCCAACGCCGCCGTGCCGGCAGCCGCCGAGCCCGTGGCCGCCGAGGCGGAAGCGCTGCCTGTGGCCGGCGCCGAGGCGTCTGGCGACGCGGCCGATCCCGTCGACCAGTCCGACAAGCCGATGTTCGAGCGTCTGGGCGGCATCGTGCGCCTGCTGCACGATTCGCTGCGCGAACTGGGCTACGACAAGGCGCTGACGGAAGCGTCGTCGCAGATCGTCGACGCCCAGGACCGCCTGGAATACGTCGCCACCCTGACCGAACAGGCCGCCAACAAGGTCCTGAACACGCTCGACGAAGGCATGCCGGCGCAGGATGTGCTGTCGAAGAAAGCCAAGGACATGGACGGCCGCTGGACGGCGCTGTTCGACGGCAAGCTGAGCCTGGAAGAATTCAAGGCCCTGGCCGGCGACTCGCGCCAGTTCGCGCAAGCCGTTGCCGAAGCGACGGAAGCGGAAAAAGCGCGCTTGTTGGAAATCATGATGGCGCAGGACTTCCAGGACATCACGGGCCAGCTGATCAAAAAAGTGGTCAACATCACCAAGACCGTGGAAAACGAACTGGCCCAGCTGTTGCGCGACAACGCGCCGGCCGAGGTGCGCGAGAAACTGGCGCAAAAGCCGGTGCCGCTGATGCAGGGCCCGTCCGTGCCGTCGGTGGCGCTGGACCAGGATAATGTAGACGACCTTCTTGCGGATTTGGGATTCTAA
- the hemP gene encoding hemin uptake protein HemP: MQSSKPALIQDAATAHVRPPVSMAQPARRITSEALLQQGREVEIEHSGKIYRLRVTQLNKLILTA, encoded by the coding sequence ATGCAAAGCTCAAAACCAGCCTTGATCCAGGATGCCGCTACCGCCCACGTCCGTCCTCCCGTCAGCATGGCCCAGCCGGCGCGCCGCATCACCAGCGAAGCGCTGCTGCAGCAGGGCCGCGAAGTGGAGATTGAGCACAGCGGCAAGATCTATCGCCTGCGCGTCACCCAATTGAACAAGCTGATCCTGACTGCCTGA